A single window of Solanum dulcamara chromosome 5, daSolDulc1.2, whole genome shotgun sequence DNA harbors:
- the LOC129890129 gene encoding hydroxyproline O-galactosyltransferase HPGT1-like — protein sequence MNSRGSSNRLSSTSNFLSRMSFLMLSMFSTMAAVYVAGRLWLDSENRVYIIQELDRRTGQGRSAISVDDTLKIITCREQQKRLAALQMELGKASQEGFVSKHLLDNNEKDSKKKLLVVIGVSTNFSNKKNRDAIRKAWMPSGPARKKLEEEKGIVIRFVIGRSSNRGDSSDRAIDDESRHSNDFIILNDHVESPKEQSKKTKSFFAHAVEHWDAEFYAKVNDNVYVNLDAIGAVLTSYLDKPRVYIGCMKSGEVFAQPEQKWYEPEWWKFGDGKSYFRHASGEIFAISKALAQFISINRSILRTYAHDDVSAGSWFIGLDVKHVDEGKFCCSSWSSGFVCAAA from the exons ATGAATAGCCGGGGCTCTTCCAACCGGCTATCATCCACCTCCAATTTCCTATCTCGAATGTCGTTTCTAATGCTCTCTATGTTCTCTACTATGGCTGCTGTTTATGTCGCCGGCAG GTTGTGGCTGGACTCGGAGAATAGAGTATATATTATTCAAGAGCTTGATAGGAGAACCGGACAG GGCCGTTCAGCTATATCCGTAGATGATACACTGAAGATCATAACCTGCAG GGAACAACAGAAGAGGCTAGCTGCACTTCAGATGGAACTGGGCAAAGCCAGTCAGGAAGGTTTTGTGTCAAAGCATCTACTGGATAACAATGAGAAGGATTCAAAGAAAAAGCTTCTAGTTGTTATAGGTGTCTCTACCAATTTTAGCAACAAGAAAAACAGAGATGCAATTCGTAAAGCATGGATGCCTAGTG GTCCTGCTCGTAAAAAATTAGAGGAGGAGAAAGGTATCGTAATTCGATTCGTCATAGGAAGAAG TTCAAATCGTGGAGACAGTTCAGATAGAGCCATTGATGATGAAAGCAGGCATTCCAATGACTTCATCATTCTT AATGATCATGTGGAATCCCCTAAAGAACAATCAAAGAAGACAAAGTCATTTTTTGCCCATGCTGTTGAACATTGGGATGCTGAGTTTTATGCCAAGGTCAACGACAATGTCTATGTTAATTTAG ATGCTATTGGAGCAGTACTTACCAGCTATTTGGATAAGCCTCGTGTCTACATAGGGTGTATGAAATCTGGCGAAGTTTTTGCACAGCC GGAACAGAAATGGTACGAGCCAGAGTGGTGGAAATTTGGGGATGGAAAATC ATACTTTAGGCATGCTTCCGGTGAAATATTTGCTATATCGAAGGCCTTGGCGCAATTTATTTCTATCAACAG ATCAATACTTCGCACATATGCTCATGATGATGTTAGTGCTGGATCCTGGTTCATCGGCCTTGATGTGAagcatgttgatgaagggaagttTTGCTGctcttcctggtcttcag gatTTGTATGTGCAGCAGCTTGA
- the LOC129890130 gene encoding putative glucose-6-phosphate 1-epimerase — protein MDHSAADRDYKAVEIAKDKNGVGQVLLRNLRGASVRVSLHGGQVLSWKTDHGEELLFISSKATFKPPTAVRGGIPICFPQFGNRGSLEQHGFARNRMWVIDDNPPPLHPNDSHGKTYMDLLLKSSDDDLKVWPHGFEFRLRVALAFDGSLTLTSRIRNVNCKPFSFSIAYHTYFSVSDISEVRVEGLETLDYLDNLCNRERFTEQGDALTFESEVDRVYLSSSDVIAVFDHEKKRTFLIKKEGLPDVVVWNPWEKKSKAIADLGDEEYKHMLCVDGAAIEKPITLKPGEEWTGRLELSVTPTS, from the exons ATGGATCATTCTGCAGCAGATAGGGATTATAAAGCTGTAGAAATTGCAAAGGATAAGAATGGGGTTGGTCAAGTTTTGCTTCGAAATCTACGTGGCGCTTCTGTTCGA GTTAGCCTGCATGGAGGACAGGTTCTTTCATGGAAGACTGACCATGGtgaagaattactttttataagCAGCAAG GCAACTTTTAAGCCGCCAACAGCTGTGAGGGGAGGGATTCCAATTTGTTTTCCTCAG TTTGGAAACCGGGGCTCCCTTGAGCAACATGGATTTGCCAGAAATAGGATGTGGGTCATTGACGATAATCCTCCCCCACTGCACCCCAATGATTCCCATGGCAAAACATACATGGACTTACTACTTAAATCGTCTGATGATGATCTTAAAGTCTGGCCTCATGG TTTTGAATTCCGCCTGAGAGTGGCTCTGGCTTTTGATGGATCTCTTACCCTGACATCACGCATCAGGAATGTCAATTGCAAGCCTTTTAGTTTCTCCATTGCATACCATACTTATTTTTCTGTCTCAGATATCAG TGAAGTGAGAGTGGAAGGGTTGGAGACTCTTGACTACCTGGACAACTTGTGCAACAGAGAACGTTTCACAGAGCAAGGAGATGCCTTAACATTTGAATCCGAG GTGGATCGAGTTTATCTTAGTTCATCTGATGTGATAGCAGTTTTCGATCACgagaaaaagaggacttttCTGATAAAGAAAGAAGGACTTCCTGATGTTG TGGTTTGGAATCCATGGGAGAAGAAATCTAAAGCCATTGCAGATCTTGGAGATGAAGAGTACAAGCATATGCTTTGTGTAGACGGAGCAGCTATCGAGAAACCAATCACCTTGAAGCCAGGTGAAGAATGGACCGGAAGGTTGGAACTGTCTGTCACGCCTACAAGTTGA
- the LOC129890131 gene encoding putative glucose-6-phosphate 1-epimerase, which produces MDHSKAIEIKKDKNGVEQVLLRNPSGASVRVSLHGGQVLSWKTDHGEELLFISREATFKPPTAVRGGIPICFPQFGKAGSLEEHGFARNRMWNIDNNPPPLQSNHSNDKTYIDLLLKSSADDLKVWPHDFEFRLRVALALDGSLALTSRIRNISSKNFSFYIAHQTYFSVSDISDVRVEGLETLDYLENLFDGERFPGKGNAVTFESEVDRVYLSSIEEIAVLDHNPWNSRTFLIKNEGLPDVVVWNPWEEKSVAIADLGDEEYEHMVCVGGAAIEKPITLEKGEKWTGTLKLSVKHTTQPN; this is translated from the exons ATGGATCATTCTAAAGCTATAGAAATTAAAAAGGATAAGAATGGGGTTGAACAAGTTTTGCTTCGAAATCCAAGTGGCGCCTCTGTTCGA GTTAGCCTGCATGGAGGACAGGTTCTTTCATGGAAGACTGATCATGGtgaagaattactttttataagCAGAGAG GCAACTTTTAAGCCGCCAACAGCTGTGAGGGGAGGGATTCCAATATGTTTTCCACAG TTTGGAAAAGCGGGCTCCCTTGAGGAACATGGATTTGCGAGAAATAGGATGTGGAACATTGACAATAATCCTCCCCCACTGCAGTCAAATCATTCCAATGACAAAACATATATCGACTTACTACTTAAATCATCTGCCGATGATCTTAAAGTCTGGCCTCATGA TTTTGAATTCCGCCTGAGAGTGGCTTTGGCTTTAGATGGATCTCTTGCCTTGACATCACGCATCAGGAATATCAGTTCCAAGAATTTTAGCTTCTACATTGCACACCAAACTTATTTTTCTGTCTCAGATATCAG CGATGTGAGAGTGGAAGGCTTGGAGACTCTTGACTACCTTGAAAACTTGTTCGACGGAGAACGTTTTCCAGGGAAAGGAAATGCCGTAACATTTGAATCCGAG GTGGATCGAGTTTATCTTAGTTCAATTGAAGAGATAGCAGTTCTCGATCACAATCCCTGGAACAGTAGGACTTTTCTGATAAAGAATGAAGGACTTCCTGATGTTG TGGTTTGGAATCCATGGGAGGAAAAATCTGTAGCCATAGCAGATCTTGGAGATGAAGAGTACGAGCATATGGTATGTGTAGGCGGAGCAGCTATCGAGAAACCAATCACCTTGGAGAAAGGTGAGAAATGGACCGGAACGTTGAAACTGTCTGTCAAGCATACAACACAACCTAATTAG
- the LOC129890805 gene encoding putative glucose-6-phosphate 1-epimerase — protein MKRSGTDKDYKAKEIVKDKNGIDQIYLRNRRGFSVQVSLNGGQVLSWKTDRNEELLFISRRATPTAVMGGIHIRFPEFGNGSALEKHGFSRNRMWVIDNNPPPLQSNHSNDKTYIDLLAELSTGPHNFEFRLRVALALDGSLALTSRIRNISSKNFSFYIAHQTYFSVSDISYCSVDRVYLSSVGQIQVVAHNPMNKRTFLIKKEVLPDVVVWNPWKERSNATADLGAEEYKHMVCVGSAAIEKPIPLKPGEEWTGKLELSFKQSS, from the exons ATGAAGCGTTCTGGAACAGATAAGGATTATAAAGCTAAAGAAATTGTAAAGGATAAGAATGGGATTGATCAAATTTATCTTCGAAATCGACGTGGTTTCTCTGTTCAA GTTAGCCTGAATGGAGGACAGGTTCTTTCATGGAAGACTGACCGTAAtgaagaattactttttataagCAGAAGG GCAACACCAACAGCTGTGATGGGAGGGATTCACATTCGTTTTCCTGAG TTTGGAAATGGAAGCGCCCTTGAGAAACATGGATTTTCCAGAAATAGGATGTGGGTCATTGACAATAATCCTCCCCCACTGCAGTCAAATCATTCCAATGACAAAACATATATCGACTTACTAGCTGAATTATCCACCGGGCCTCATAA TTTTGAATTCCGCCTGAGAGTGGCTTTGGCTTTAGATGGATCTCTTGCCCTGACATCACGCATCAGGAATATCAGTTCCAAGAATTTTAGCTTCTACATTGCTCACCAAACTTATTTTTCTGTCTCAGATATCAG TTACTGTTCA GTGGATCGAGTTTATCTTAGTTCAGTTGGACAGATACAAGTTGTCGCTCACAATCCCATGAACAAGAGGACTTTTCTGATAAAGAAAGAAGTACTTCCTGATGTTG TGGTTTGGAATCCATGGAAGGAGAGATCTAATGCCACAGCAGATCTTGGAGCTGAAGAGTACAAGCATATGGTTTGTGTAGGCAGTGCAGCTATTGAGAAACCAATCCCTTTGAAGCCAGGTGAAGAATGGACCGGAAAGTTGGAACTGTCTTTCAAACAATCGAGTTGA